The DNA region CTGTCGACAATATGTTCTCGGGATACATTATTCTAGCTACTACGTTGTTAAACGAAGGTCAGCGTATTTCCAAGGCTTCCGGATCTAGCCCTCGGTACCACGTTATCCGTAAACCTAACAGCTATGTCCGCGATGGCCATATTTCCGGTGAGAAATTGTTGCATTGTTTCCACACCAGCTCGTGGTTGACGATCGAATGGATAACCCATGGGACGTGCGTCAGGATACTTCCGGTCTCTCAAACCACAGAAACTAGAGGCATCCGTGCAACTAGTCGACTCATCCTGTGGAATCTAGACATTCAGAAATAtatcttttaattatattgttcaCTATGAATTCCCGGTTTACTATTACAGCAATGAACTGGCATTCATTTTAGAGCTCGAAGAATCTACTTTCGCAcattcatttcatatttttacagGATGTGACAGATGAGAAACTGACGATCCATTTTCCTCAAAATTTCAAGAACTTATTTGTAAAAGAGACTTCCACAGATTTGACCTCGAATTTGATTTTAAAATATGTTGACCACACACGATGATGTAAAGCCTTCATGGTGTACATCAAGTTCggagacttcaatcttcaagtcttcgaaaatttcattcccgaaaaaatttttcaaaagaaaaaagaacacaCAAGTCTTCAGTTTTCCATCTGTTCTGGTGTGAAAAAGAGACTAGGTTTATTGTTGTACTATTATTTTCAACGAAATTATCACAATTTATATATTGATATCCgctataagaataataataatagtctcGAAGAAACCTTTTGTAACATTTTATCTGCTCCACCCTGTTTAAACAGAGTGTTGAATCTTTGTGCATATAACATAGCGTCCACTGTATAGTATATAGGGTGTAAAATATACTCACAGCATCACCACTGTAATCCGATACCATAGCGAAGAGTACCATGGGAAAACCTGCTTTGGTTCCTTTAGGTACTAGCATATGGTGTGGCCATCCACATCCGCAGAAATTGAATTGTTCCAAGCTCTCGCCACCCACTGGTCGATTCTCGTCTAAATTACGGAACGTTCTTTCGAAAGGTATAGTTACCGAAGACCCTGTAGAGTTCTGCTCAATCGTGTTTAGTCCTGGCCGCACTATAACGTAACAGGTGACACTCAATAAAAAATGCTAAACACGTTCACAAAGCAAAGTAACAAATTAATGCAGTAGAAAATAGTGGAATGTACGAGAAAGCTCATGGATACAGTTTGAATTTTGCATATCTTCTGGTTTAATGTCAATAATTGTACCATCTTACAGTTTGATGCATTAGGAAGTGTAAACCATAAGAAATGCATGTGATTCGAATATGTAACAGTTTCCAAGTTCTTGGAATCAGCAAAACCAGATGTGTAGCAACTAATATACTtctaaattttgtatattaatatatttttaaataatttacttaGTAATGGTCTTCCGGAATATGTAGCAATGAAATTgcaatataaaatgaaactTTAATCAAGGGCATTTAGAGGTCGTGGTACTGAACATGTGAGCACTTCTCCATCAGTTACACGATATAATAAAAAacacatacagggtggtccacgcaacttgcacacctataataacttccaatgTATGCGTTGCACAAAAAAGTTtcgtatacagaagttgcatggtctgaaggggtacatcatgtagtgtatttattttttttacagatggacgcgtaaaggacatatgagggtcaacttcatttttttaaatggaatgaggcgttttttaatacatcaatcgatgcagctggacattcgttataaaaaattaCTAATGTATgactatgtatgtcgaaaagttagtatttcaggacatatttcaatttaaaaaactctaaaatacgattactgtcgtactagacgttagtgtttacttactttttaacgtcgtagtacgacagtaatggtagtttagagttatttaaattgaaatatctcctgaactatactaacttttcaacatacatagattagtactttttttatagcGAATGTCCAGctacatcgattgatgtattaaaaaatacctcattccatttaaaaaaatgaagttgaccttcatatgtccttcaCGCGACCatctgtaaaaaaataaatacactacataatgtaccccttcagaccatgcaacttctgtatagaaaactttttcgtgcaacccatactttggaagttattataggtgtgcaagttgcgtggaccaccctgtatatgtagttGTATGCCTAAAAACCTTGGGAATATATGGGAATATATTGGGAATATTCTTGCCAAATATTGGTCCTTTGAGACCATATCTATtacgtaaaaaaattatttagcaTTATCGTAACGAAAGAGAATGAAGGAAGATATACATACTTGGTGTCCCAGTTAAATAGGATCACCTAAATACGTGCCTTATTTACTGATGTAGGAAAAACTTCTCTAACTGTGGATAGAATGTTCTTACGAGGTAATTTTTTAACGAGATTTCACCgtcatatttttgaaaataagattcaatgtgttaaatattattttacagcATAAAAAGACAAATCGAATAACCTCACTAACCATATAGTTTCGATCAATCAGTTTTTGCATGTTCTATAAGAGGATCGAAGAAAAAACATgagatttcattttaaaaaataccttgAGGAATGATTCTTTCCAGTGTTATATGAATCTACATTTTGAGGTGGTATAACCTTATTTTGAAAAGTTTCTTCCAAATAAACTGGGACACTATGTAGAATACTGATGTTTGTGACTTGTATTTTACATGACctgacaaaatgaaagcaacttACGTATAACGGTGAACTTGTCCATCTCGATCATCAAATTCTTTTGATGTCTATACGTGAAGGGTAGTTCGCGTTCGTCTTCTTTCGGGCCAATGAAGATGCGCACCGTTCCCCGTTTCGGTGCGTTAGTGCGATTGTTAATAGTAATCGTATACGTGAAGTCGGTATGGTTCAGGTGAGTAAATTTAGCAAGCACTGCTCCCCGAGGAGTGAAGTCAAGTCCTCGAGATAAGTCGACAACGCTCTGAGTCCAGAAAGTGTTCAAAACGTTGCGTTGCTGATTCGTTGTCACTTTAACATCGTCTATTTCGACGCCCGGATAGTCCAACTACAAACACCACGGGAAAATACATTATCAACCTAAATGGGGCAACCTGTTCAGCGAATGAACAGAATTCGTATTAAACGAAAAACAGTTAGGGACAAATTAAGTGGACACCtgttaaaatcttttttaaattcGTACTGAATAACTTGACTTTCTTCGACACGTTAGAGGGATTAGTTTGCTAAACATTGTactgggtgtataaaaagtaatggtcgtccgttgtaggggtgaatctacacctctggatcggtggacaaaattgtttataacaaagaaaattgttggtaaagttgtttttttacatcaacaccttccactcatccagaagagacAAAGTTTTAAAGAAGCCACATATCGccaacaaatagttattgagatataagctgttaaaattcttcaaaatttgattgtgtggagttatacgtatagacaaaagcctactactacattCCATCCggtcgtgtcgatgagacagaacataatcgtgtgcgtgcctcgagacaaATGAAGTTTGAAGGGGAATTTGTCGCTAGGTCTGTACGACGTCATATAGTCTCCCTGCACATTCGGATCgtaaaagttgcaaaatatgaaagaataccttctgtccattgttataagaatattaatcctgtattataaaatgttaccgtacctcGCCGTTCCTCTATCTAGCGGATTAGGCAatatacctgtaaaggacgttGTAGCAAGCAAAAAAAAACAGATCAACAACACGTGCGTATAAATCTGGTTATTgacgaccgaagacaataccaaaaggaatttctttgacagttccccacttctcaacctaaagtccttccgatacccccgtccaattaacaaacgcaacatttccccacctaaatcTACCCTGAACCATTCACGAAAAATCGAGAtgacaaccgcagtactatttCGACCGTGGTCGGATTAGTTTCTTCctgttcgctgtcacgattttggAAAGTATGTTGAGTAGTGTTGacccgacggaggaacagaagattttgaaaaatttgtaagtatacttgacattagtatttgaaacccaggattaatattcttatgtataaaaatggatataaggtattcttttatattttgcaacttcaaatttatgttccgaatgggcagggagacgatcacttggtacaggcctagcgacgaatgtccctttacaTTTCGTTTGCTCGAGGCACGCACGCAATCATGTTCTGTCTGAGCGACACGGTCGTGTGgattgtagtagtaggcttttgtttgcacgtataattctacacaatcaaattttgcaaaaactttaacagctcaataactatttctttgcgacatgtggcttctttcaaactattctcttctggatgagtggacggtgttgatgtaaaaaatagCTTTACCAACAATtgtctttgttataaacaattttacggcaagtttcttttacaaatgtccaccaatccggaggtgtagattcaccccaaAGACCGATGACCATTACTAATTATACACACTGTGCAAGATAAAGTTACCATTGGTCGAACTCACTTAGGTCTACAAaaggcatattttaaattttcatcacaGACACAGATGAAAAAGTTAAACATCGTGATCTCCACTGTTTCTTCGAAATTCCAAATAAtggtaatatttttaaaaaaatttttttaagtggCGTTACTTGGGTCTAATTTTCAACCAGAGTTGAAAACGTTCCagctaaatttcaattttttactaGCCATTTCTAATTCATAGCTATTTATACTATGTCGAATAAGCAGATCAAGGTTGAGATCTCaataaagttaaaaaatatattccaaAATGGATACGTAAGGATTTCAATGAATCTTCCCATGGTTGCTTTCCCCTCGTGTAATTCATATTTCTCATTGATGACAAATTGTATATGTGCTGACCTGTTGAACAGTATATTCTGGCAGAGTGCTTTTATATTCTTGGAAAACGTCGTCGACGAAAGCATGCCATCTGTAGAATATAGGATCCCTCATAGCAGTAGCAGAATCGCCCATAATACTGAAATTTTCCTAAAAATGACACGAGAaaagaaattatataatttaacacaaaatacaaaaaaaatgatCAACGTTCTCGTATTTAATCGGTATTCGAGTAGTAGGTGTAACAGTCTTATTCCTGAGTTAGTCAAAATTACCTTctataatctttatgttattaGAATAGTTTTTCTAATGAAGTATAACGGGCGAATATATTCTAGTAAAACGTATTTACCAAATAACGATGATCCGGGTCATGGCAATAAGAGATAGCAACGTGGCCTAAATTATGAATATCGCCGTATACGTTTGGATTAGGGGAGAGGATACTAGCTTCCATGATATTCCCCAATATATCGATGCCGTCCTTTTCGGTCAATGGTACTCGCTCCCCTTTTAGATTGATCACCGATCCGGTATGTATAGCTTCATAAATGCGATCGCGCCATCTTTCTAGATCCTGGATATCGAAATCCAATTGATCCACTGGACGACTGATGTCTTTAAGAATGGCTCCGGCTGGACGAGCAGGCCATGTACGTCCAGCAACGACAGAGTCTAATTTTGGGAAATATGCTTCGGGGATCGGTTCACGCCAATTAAGAAAGCGTTTTACTCGACCAAGCCGATTGCACAGACGCTCGCAGTTGTACCTAAAAGAGCCAGAAACGGGTTGTCTTCAACATCGAATACTAAATCGATCGTTGGcactcttaaccctttgcactccgaattatttgtcaatttgttgccaacaattccctactattttaagtgttttatttggaatttactTCAAAGCACAGTTTCttgactaattatattaaatctcAGACTTTGTTgtcatttatatttgtggaacttatatttgtttttaactacaaaataagacaatcaaataaataatggaagaaccaagtatacagggtgaatctcttaacgttgccacctcaaatatctttgttgtttttaaagatacgtcaaatgtctgaaggacaaagttaaatggttcagtggggctcacatgataccaaaaatatttttgtttttatgtgattgtttttagagatatcaaggggtcaccttcatttttttaaatggaagcaccatttttttaaacacctacaacgatagtccctttcattaggaattcagtgactacaATTACCCATGCAtgtataaactttctaagtagctcctagtcGATATAACAGACAcaaaacattattattttgcattaaccattaaaaatcgcagtctactcgttaatcactcactaattttcgaagccccttatttgtag from Lasioglossum baleicum chromosome 11, iyLasBale1, whole genome shotgun sequence includes:
- the LOC143213814 gene encoding phenoloxidase 1-like, translating into MANDKSGILYLFDRPAEPVYVPKGEKKVAFDIPADYLAERYRPVATQVFNRFADETESKLQVKQITLPNVSFAMQLGRREPFSLFIPAHRKYAGRLIDIFMGMRTYEDFLSVAVYCRDRVNPNMFIYALSVAILHRPDTKDLPVPPLTEVFPDKYVDGGIFSRAKEEANLVPPASRLPIEIPRDYTASDLDDEHRVAYWREDIGINLHHWHWHLVYPFEGNLKIVNKDRRGELFYYMHQQIMARYNCERLCNRLGRVKRFLNWREPIPEAYFPKLDSVVAGRTWPARPAGAILKDISRPVDQLDFDIQDLERWRDRIYEAIHTGSVINLKGERVPLTEKDGIDILGNIMEASILSPNPNVYGDIHNLGHVAISYCHDPDHRYLENFSIMGDSATAMRDPIFYRWHAFVDDVFQEYKSTLPEYTVQQLDYPGVEIDDVKVTTNQQRNVLNTFWTQSVVDLSRGLDFTPRGAVLAKFTHLNHTDFTYTITINNRTNAPKRGTVRIFIGPKEDERELPFTYRHQKNLMIEMDKFTVILRPGLNTIEQNSTGSSVTIPFERTFRNLDENRPVGGESLEQFNFCGCGWPHHMLVPKGTKAGFPMVLFAMVSDYSGDAIPQDESTSCTDASSFCGLRDRKYPDARPMGYPFDRQPRAGVETMQQFLTGNMAIADIAVRFTDNVVPRARSGSLGNTLTFV